In the genome of Ferrovibrio terrae, the window TAGGCGGTCGACATGGCGGGCGGCCAAAATAGGCGGGGGTCTCGAAGCGGGCGCCTGTTTAGCACGATTCATATGTATGCAAAGGACTATGTTTTATAGCCGTTCCAAATAAGAAACGGCCCGGACTGGTGGCCCGGGCCGCTGGATTGGCTCAGTACAATTTCGTCGCGTCAGGACAAATGTTTGGAAGGGCTATAACCCCTTCACGATGTCCTCGACCATCTTCTTGGCGTCGGCCAATAACATCATCGTGTTGTCCTTGTAGAACAGCTCGTTGTCGATACCGGCGTAACCAGAGGCCATCGAGCGCTTCACGAACAGCACGGTCTTGGCCTTGTCGACGTCGAGAATCGGCATGCCGTAGATCGGGCTCTTGGGGTCGTCGCGCGCGGCCGGATTGGTCACGTCATTGGCGCCGATCACGAAGGCGACGTCGGCGGTCTGGAATTCGGAGTTGATCTCCTCCAGCTCGAACACCTCGTCATAGGACACATTGGCTTCGGCCAGCAGCACGTTCATATGGCCCGGCATGCGGCCGGCCACCGGATGGATGGCGTATTTCACTTCCACGCCCTCTTCCTTCAGCTTGTCGCCCATTTCGCGCAAGGCATGCTGGGCCTGCGACACCGCCATGCCGTAGCCCGGCACGATGATGACCTTGCCCGCATTCTTCATGATGAAGGCGGCGTCGTCGGCCGAGCCCTTCTTGTAGGCGCGGTCGACCTTCTCGCCGCCGGCAGCCGCCGAGGTGTCGCCACCGAAGCCGCCGAGGATGACGTTGAACAGTGAGCGGTTCATGCCCTTGCACATGATGTAGGACAGGATCGCGCCCGAGGAGCCGACCAGCGCACCGGTAACGATCAGCGCCGGGTTCTGCAGCGTGAAACCGATACCGGCCGCAGCCCAGCCCGAATAGCTGTTCAGCATCGAGACAACGACGGGCATGTCGGCGCCGCCGATCGGGATGATGATGGTGAAGCCGACGATCAGCGCCAGGATGGTGACGGCCCAGAACAGTTCGCGGCTCGGGTTCATGCAGAAGGCCACGGTCAGGGCCAGGATGGC includes:
- a CDS encoding NAD(P)(+) transhydrogenase (Re/Si-specific) subunit beta codes for the protein MSLQLTALLYLISSILFILALRGLSSPETSRKGNTYGMVGMGIAVLTTIANLGDLSGSIVWVLVALVIGGGVGTVLARRIQMTAMPQLVAAMHSLVGLAAVLVAAAAFYNPAPYGILNAAGQITVAARIEMALGVIIGIITFSGSLVAFAKLQGLVSGSPVIFKGQHLVNAAIGLAILALTVAFCMNPSRELFWAVTILALIVGFTIIIPIGGADMPVVVSMLNSYSGWAAAGIGFTLQNPALIVTGALVGSSGAILSYIMCKGMNRSLFNVILGGFGGDTSAAAGGEKVDRAYKKGSADDAAFIMKNAGKVIIVPGYGMAVSQAQHALREMGDKLKEEGVEVKYAIHPVAGRMPGHMNVLLAEANVSYDEVFELEEINSEFQTADVAFVIGANDVTNPAARDDPKSPIYGMPILDVDKAKTVLFVKRSMASGYAGIDNELFYKDNTMMLLADAKKMVEDIVKGL